A part of Ictalurus furcatus strain D&B chromosome 8, Billie_1.0, whole genome shotgun sequence genomic DNA contains:
- the septin6 gene encoding septin-6 isoform X2 — protein MSQTKPRSVILRYLAKSEVACDVREAFLGFDEGEGARAVPLSGHVGFDSMPDQLVNKSVNHGFCFNILCVGETGLGKSTLMDTLFNTKFEGEPTQHNQPGVQLKSNTYELQESNVRLKLTIVNTVGFGDQINKEDSYKSIVEFIDTQFEAYLQEELKIKRTLHSYHDSRIHACLYFIAPTGHSLKSLDLVTMKKLDSKVNIIPVIAKSDAISKSELAKFKIKITSELVSNGVQIYQFPTDDETVAEINSTMNGHLPFAVVGSTEEVKIGNKMVKARQYPWGTVQVENENHCDFVKLREMLIRVNMEDLREQTHTRHYELYRRCKLEEMGFKDTDPDSKPFSLQETYEAKRNEFMGELQKKEEEMRQMFVQRVKEKEAELKEAEKELHEKFDRLKKLHQDEKKKLEDKKKALDDELNIFKQKKTAAELLQSQAQQAGSSTTLKRDKERKKFLGKSPQPPLMCSIHLDDATAAIVRPQNAHHTPAISGEERVIQRWGLLGAHDGEGPMGEFRQDHWGYTSSLLR, from the exons ATGTCACAAACAAAGCCCAGATCTGTCATTTTGCGTTATTTGGCTAAAAGTGAGGTGGCCTGTGATGTAAGGGAGGCGTTTTTGGGATTTGATGAG gGAGAGGGAGCACGTGCAGTGCCACTCTCTGGCCATGTTGGCTTTGACAGCATGCCAGACCAGCTGGTCAACAAGTCTGTTAACCATGGCTTCTGCTTCAACATCCTCTGCGTTG GGGAGACAGGTTTGGGAAAGTCCACTCTCATGGACACCCTGTTCAACACCAAGTTTGAGGGCGAGCCGACTCAGCATAACCAGCCTGGAGTGCAACTCAAGTCCAACACGTATGAGCTGCAGGAGAGCAACGTGCGCCTTAAGCTCACCATCGTTAACACGGTTGGCTTCGGAGACCAAATAAACAAAGAGGACAG CTACAAATCTATTGTGGAGTTCATCGACACACAGTTTGAGGCCTACCTTCAAGAAGAACTGAAGATCAAGCGCACCCTGCACAGTTATCACGACTCGCGCATCCATGCCTGTCTGTACTTCATCGCACCCACTGGACACTCCTTAAAATCTCTGGACCTGGTGACCATGAAGAAGCTGGACAGTAAG GTGAATATCATCCCCGTCATTGCGAAGTCAGACGCCATCTCAAAGAGTGAACTGGCCAAGTTCAAGATTAAGATTACCAGTGAGCTCGTCAGCAACGGAGTGCAGATTTACCAGTTCCCCACTGATGATGAGACTGTGGCAGAGATCAACTCCACCATGAAC GGCCATTTGCCGTTTGCAGTAGTGGGAAGTACTGAGGAAGTGAAGATCGGGAACAAGATGGTGAAAGCACGGCAGTACCCATGGGGAACTGTTCAGG TGGAAAATGAGAACCACTGCGACTTTGTGAAGCTGAGAGAGATGCTGATCCGAGTGAACATGGAGGATCTGAGGGAGCAGACCCACACACGCCACTATGAACTGTACCGCCGCTGCAAACTGGAGGAGATGGGCTTTAAAGACACCGATCCTGACAGCAAACCTTTCAG TTTGCAGGAGACTTATGAGGCCAAAAGGAACGAGTTCATGGGTGAGCtgcagaagaaagaagaagagatgaGGCAGATGTTTGTTcagagagtgaaggagaaagAGGCTGAGCTGAAGGAGGCAGAGAAGgag CTGCATGAAAAGTTCGACCGTCTGAAGAAGCTACACCAGGATGAGAAGAAGAAGCTAGAAGATAAAAAGAAGGCTCTTGATGACGAGCTGAACATCTTCAAGCAGAAGAAAACGGCAGCTGAACTCCTGCAGTCCCAGGCCCAGCAAGCAGGCAGCTCCACCACACTCAAGAGGGACAAAGagaggaaaaa ATTTCtagggaaatctcctcaaccaccactaatgtgtagcatccacctggatgatgcgacggcagccatagtgcgcccacagaatgcccaccacacaccagctattagtggagaggagagagtgattcagagatggggattattaggggccCATGATGGAGAAggaccaatgggggaatttcgccaggaccaCTGGGGTTATACCTCttctcttttacgataa
- the septin6 gene encoding septin-6 isoform X1 → MSQTKPRSVILRYLAKSEVACDVREAFLGFDEVSNDRRVKGEGARAVPLSGHVGFDSMPDQLVNKSVNHGFCFNILCVGETGLGKSTLMDTLFNTKFEGEPTQHNQPGVQLKSNTYELQESNVRLKLTIVNTVGFGDQINKEDSYKSIVEFIDTQFEAYLQEELKIKRTLHSYHDSRIHACLYFIAPTGHSLKSLDLVTMKKLDSKVNIIPVIAKSDAISKSELAKFKIKITSELVSNGVQIYQFPTDDETVAEINSTMNGHLPFAVVGSTEEVKIGNKMVKARQYPWGTVQVENENHCDFVKLREMLIRVNMEDLREQTHTRHYELYRRCKLEEMGFKDTDPDSKPFSLQETYEAKRNEFMGELQKKEEEMRQMFVQRVKEKEAELKEAEKELHEKFDRLKKLHQDEKKKLEDKKKALDDELNIFKQKKTAAELLQSQAQQAGSSTTLKRDKERKKFLGKSPQPPLMCSIHLDDATAAIVRPQNAHHTPAISGEERVIQRWGLLGAHDGEGPMGEFRQDHWGYTSSLLR, encoded by the exons ATGTCACAAACAAAGCCCAGATCTGTCATTTTGCGTTATTTGGCTAAAAGTGAGGTGGCCTGTGATGTAAGGGAGGCGTTTTTGGGATTTGATGAGGTGAGTAATGACAGACGAGTAAAG gGAGAGGGAGCACGTGCAGTGCCACTCTCTGGCCATGTTGGCTTTGACAGCATGCCAGACCAGCTGGTCAACAAGTCTGTTAACCATGGCTTCTGCTTCAACATCCTCTGCGTTG GGGAGACAGGTTTGGGAAAGTCCACTCTCATGGACACCCTGTTCAACACCAAGTTTGAGGGCGAGCCGACTCAGCATAACCAGCCTGGAGTGCAACTCAAGTCCAACACGTATGAGCTGCAGGAGAGCAACGTGCGCCTTAAGCTCACCATCGTTAACACGGTTGGCTTCGGAGACCAAATAAACAAAGAGGACAG CTACAAATCTATTGTGGAGTTCATCGACACACAGTTTGAGGCCTACCTTCAAGAAGAACTGAAGATCAAGCGCACCCTGCACAGTTATCACGACTCGCGCATCCATGCCTGTCTGTACTTCATCGCACCCACTGGACACTCCTTAAAATCTCTGGACCTGGTGACCATGAAGAAGCTGGACAGTAAG GTGAATATCATCCCCGTCATTGCGAAGTCAGACGCCATCTCAAAGAGTGAACTGGCCAAGTTCAAGATTAAGATTACCAGTGAGCTCGTCAGCAACGGAGTGCAGATTTACCAGTTCCCCACTGATGATGAGACTGTGGCAGAGATCAACTCCACCATGAAC GGCCATTTGCCGTTTGCAGTAGTGGGAAGTACTGAGGAAGTGAAGATCGGGAACAAGATGGTGAAAGCACGGCAGTACCCATGGGGAACTGTTCAGG TGGAAAATGAGAACCACTGCGACTTTGTGAAGCTGAGAGAGATGCTGATCCGAGTGAACATGGAGGATCTGAGGGAGCAGACCCACACACGCCACTATGAACTGTACCGCCGCTGCAAACTGGAGGAGATGGGCTTTAAAGACACCGATCCTGACAGCAAACCTTTCAG TTTGCAGGAGACTTATGAGGCCAAAAGGAACGAGTTCATGGGTGAGCtgcagaagaaagaagaagagatgaGGCAGATGTTTGTTcagagagtgaaggagaaagAGGCTGAGCTGAAGGAGGCAGAGAAGgag CTGCATGAAAAGTTCGACCGTCTGAAGAAGCTACACCAGGATGAGAAGAAGAAGCTAGAAGATAAAAAGAAGGCTCTTGATGACGAGCTGAACATCTTCAAGCAGAAGAAAACGGCAGCTGAACTCCTGCAGTCCCAGGCCCAGCAAGCAGGCAGCTCCACCACACTCAAGAGGGACAAAGagaggaaaaa ATTTCtagggaaatctcctcaaccaccactaatgtgtagcatccacctggatgatgcgacggcagccatagtgcgcccacagaatgcccaccacacaccagctattagtggagaggagagagtgattcagagatggggattattaggggccCATGATGGAGAAggaccaatgggggaatttcgccaggaccaCTGGGGTTATACCTCttctcttttacgataa
- the septin6 gene encoding septin-6 isoform X6, with protein sequence MSQTKPRSVILRYLAKSEVACDVREAFLGFDEVSNDRRVKGEGARAVPLSGHVGFDSMPDQLVNKSVNHGFCFNILCVGETGLGKSTLMDTLFNTKFEGEPTQHNQPGVQLKSNTYELQESNVRLKLTIVNTVGFGDQINKEDSYKSIVEFIDTQFEAYLQEELKIKRTLHSYHDSRIHACLYFIAPTGHSLKSLDLVTMKKLDSKVNIIPVIAKSDAISKSELAKFKIKITSELVSNGVQIYQFPTDDETVAEINSTMNGHLPFAVVGSTEEVKIGNKMVKARQYPWGTVQVENENHCDFVKLREMLIRVNMEDLREQTHTRHYELYRRCKLEEMGFKDTDPDSKPFSLQETYEAKRNEFMGELQKKEEEMRQMFVQRVKEKEAELKEAEKELHEKFDRLKKLHQDEKKKLEDKKKALDDELNIFKQKKTAAELLQSQAQQAGSSTTLKRDKERKN encoded by the exons ATGTCACAAACAAAGCCCAGATCTGTCATTTTGCGTTATTTGGCTAAAAGTGAGGTGGCCTGTGATGTAAGGGAGGCGTTTTTGGGATTTGATGAGGTGAGTAATGACAGACGAGTAAAG gGAGAGGGAGCACGTGCAGTGCCACTCTCTGGCCATGTTGGCTTTGACAGCATGCCAGACCAGCTGGTCAACAAGTCTGTTAACCATGGCTTCTGCTTCAACATCCTCTGCGTTG GGGAGACAGGTTTGGGAAAGTCCACTCTCATGGACACCCTGTTCAACACCAAGTTTGAGGGCGAGCCGACTCAGCATAACCAGCCTGGAGTGCAACTCAAGTCCAACACGTATGAGCTGCAGGAGAGCAACGTGCGCCTTAAGCTCACCATCGTTAACACGGTTGGCTTCGGAGACCAAATAAACAAAGAGGACAG CTACAAATCTATTGTGGAGTTCATCGACACACAGTTTGAGGCCTACCTTCAAGAAGAACTGAAGATCAAGCGCACCCTGCACAGTTATCACGACTCGCGCATCCATGCCTGTCTGTACTTCATCGCACCCACTGGACACTCCTTAAAATCTCTGGACCTGGTGACCATGAAGAAGCTGGACAGTAAG GTGAATATCATCCCCGTCATTGCGAAGTCAGACGCCATCTCAAAGAGTGAACTGGCCAAGTTCAAGATTAAGATTACCAGTGAGCTCGTCAGCAACGGAGTGCAGATTTACCAGTTCCCCACTGATGATGAGACTGTGGCAGAGATCAACTCCACCATGAAC GGCCATTTGCCGTTTGCAGTAGTGGGAAGTACTGAGGAAGTGAAGATCGGGAACAAGATGGTGAAAGCACGGCAGTACCCATGGGGAACTGTTCAGG TGGAAAATGAGAACCACTGCGACTTTGTGAAGCTGAGAGAGATGCTGATCCGAGTGAACATGGAGGATCTGAGGGAGCAGACCCACACACGCCACTATGAACTGTACCGCCGCTGCAAACTGGAGGAGATGGGCTTTAAAGACACCGATCCTGACAGCAAACCTTTCAG TTTGCAGGAGACTTATGAGGCCAAAAGGAACGAGTTCATGGGTGAGCtgcagaagaaagaagaagagatgaGGCAGATGTTTGTTcagagagtgaaggagaaagAGGCTGAGCTGAAGGAGGCAGAGAAGgag CTGCATGAAAAGTTCGACCGTCTGAAGAAGCTACACCAGGATGAGAAGAAGAAGCTAGAAGATAAAAAGAAGGCTCTTGATGACGAGCTGAACATCTTCAAGCAGAAGAAAACGGCAGCTGAACTCCTGCAGTCCCAGGCCCAGCAAGCAGGCAGCTCCACCACACTCAAGAGGGACAAAGagaggaaaaa TTAA
- the septin6 gene encoding septin-6 isoform X4 codes for MSQTKPRSVILRYLAKSEVACDVREAFLGFDEVSNDRRVKGEGARAVPLSGHVGFDSMPDQLVNKSVNHGFCFNILCVGETGLGKSTLMDTLFNTKFEGEPTQHNQPGVQLKSNTYELQESNVRLKLTIVNTVGFGDQINKEDSYKSIVEFIDTQFEAYLQEELKIKRTLHSYHDSRIHACLYFIAPTGHSLKSLDLVTMKKLDSKVNIIPVIAKSDAISKSELAKFKIKITSELVSNGVQIYQFPTDDETVAEINSTMNGHLPFAVVGSTEEVKIGNKMVKARQYPWGTVQVENENHCDFVKLREMLIRVNMEDLREQTHTRHYELYRRCKLEEMGFKDTDPDSKPFSLQETYEAKRNEFMGELQKKEEEMRQMFVQRVKEKEAELKEAEKELHEKFDRLKKLHQDEKKKLEDKKKALDDELNIFKQKKTAAELLQSQAQQAGSSTTLKRDKERKNSGFL; via the exons ATGTCACAAACAAAGCCCAGATCTGTCATTTTGCGTTATTTGGCTAAAAGTGAGGTGGCCTGTGATGTAAGGGAGGCGTTTTTGGGATTTGATGAGGTGAGTAATGACAGACGAGTAAAG gGAGAGGGAGCACGTGCAGTGCCACTCTCTGGCCATGTTGGCTTTGACAGCATGCCAGACCAGCTGGTCAACAAGTCTGTTAACCATGGCTTCTGCTTCAACATCCTCTGCGTTG GGGAGACAGGTTTGGGAAAGTCCACTCTCATGGACACCCTGTTCAACACCAAGTTTGAGGGCGAGCCGACTCAGCATAACCAGCCTGGAGTGCAACTCAAGTCCAACACGTATGAGCTGCAGGAGAGCAACGTGCGCCTTAAGCTCACCATCGTTAACACGGTTGGCTTCGGAGACCAAATAAACAAAGAGGACAG CTACAAATCTATTGTGGAGTTCATCGACACACAGTTTGAGGCCTACCTTCAAGAAGAACTGAAGATCAAGCGCACCCTGCACAGTTATCACGACTCGCGCATCCATGCCTGTCTGTACTTCATCGCACCCACTGGACACTCCTTAAAATCTCTGGACCTGGTGACCATGAAGAAGCTGGACAGTAAG GTGAATATCATCCCCGTCATTGCGAAGTCAGACGCCATCTCAAAGAGTGAACTGGCCAAGTTCAAGATTAAGATTACCAGTGAGCTCGTCAGCAACGGAGTGCAGATTTACCAGTTCCCCACTGATGATGAGACTGTGGCAGAGATCAACTCCACCATGAAC GGCCATTTGCCGTTTGCAGTAGTGGGAAGTACTGAGGAAGTGAAGATCGGGAACAAGATGGTGAAAGCACGGCAGTACCCATGGGGAACTGTTCAGG TGGAAAATGAGAACCACTGCGACTTTGTGAAGCTGAGAGAGATGCTGATCCGAGTGAACATGGAGGATCTGAGGGAGCAGACCCACACACGCCACTATGAACTGTACCGCCGCTGCAAACTGGAGGAGATGGGCTTTAAAGACACCGATCCTGACAGCAAACCTTTCAG TTTGCAGGAGACTTATGAGGCCAAAAGGAACGAGTTCATGGGTGAGCtgcagaagaaagaagaagagatgaGGCAGATGTTTGTTcagagagtgaaggagaaagAGGCTGAGCTGAAGGAGGCAGAGAAGgag CTGCATGAAAAGTTCGACCGTCTGAAGAAGCTACACCAGGATGAGAAGAAGAAGCTAGAAGATAAAAAGAAGGCTCTTGATGACGAGCTGAACATCTTCAAGCAGAAGAAAACGGCAGCTGAACTCCTGCAGTCCCAGGCCCAGCAAGCAGGCAGCTCCACCACACTCAAGAGGGACAAAGagaggaaaaa TTCAGGGTTCCTGTAG
- the septin6 gene encoding septin-6 isoform X5 codes for MSQTKPRSVILRYLAKSEVACDVREAFLGFDEVSNDRRVKGEGARAVPLSGHVGFDSMPDQLVNKSVNHGFCFNILCVGETGLGKSTLMDTLFNTKFEGEPTQHNQPGVQLKSNTYELQESNVRLKLTIVNTVGFGDQINKEDSYKSIVEFIDTQFEAYLQEELKIKRTLHSYHDSRIHACLYFIAPTGHSLKSLDLVTMKKLDSKVNIIPVIAKSDAISKSELAKFKIKITSELVSNGVQIYQFPTDDETVAEINSTMNGHLPFAVVGSTEEVKIGNKMVKARQYPWGTVQVENENHCDFVKLREMLIRVNMEDLREQTHTRHYELYRRCKLEEMGFKDTDPDSKPFSLQETYEAKRNEFMGELQKKEEEMRQMFVQRVKEKEAELKEAEKELHEKFDRLKKLHQDEKKKLEDKKKALDDELNIFKQKKTAAELLQSQAQQAGSSTTLKRDKERKNFF; via the exons ATGTCACAAACAAAGCCCAGATCTGTCATTTTGCGTTATTTGGCTAAAAGTGAGGTGGCCTGTGATGTAAGGGAGGCGTTTTTGGGATTTGATGAGGTGAGTAATGACAGACGAGTAAAG gGAGAGGGAGCACGTGCAGTGCCACTCTCTGGCCATGTTGGCTTTGACAGCATGCCAGACCAGCTGGTCAACAAGTCTGTTAACCATGGCTTCTGCTTCAACATCCTCTGCGTTG GGGAGACAGGTTTGGGAAAGTCCACTCTCATGGACACCCTGTTCAACACCAAGTTTGAGGGCGAGCCGACTCAGCATAACCAGCCTGGAGTGCAACTCAAGTCCAACACGTATGAGCTGCAGGAGAGCAACGTGCGCCTTAAGCTCACCATCGTTAACACGGTTGGCTTCGGAGACCAAATAAACAAAGAGGACAG CTACAAATCTATTGTGGAGTTCATCGACACACAGTTTGAGGCCTACCTTCAAGAAGAACTGAAGATCAAGCGCACCCTGCACAGTTATCACGACTCGCGCATCCATGCCTGTCTGTACTTCATCGCACCCACTGGACACTCCTTAAAATCTCTGGACCTGGTGACCATGAAGAAGCTGGACAGTAAG GTGAATATCATCCCCGTCATTGCGAAGTCAGACGCCATCTCAAAGAGTGAACTGGCCAAGTTCAAGATTAAGATTACCAGTGAGCTCGTCAGCAACGGAGTGCAGATTTACCAGTTCCCCACTGATGATGAGACTGTGGCAGAGATCAACTCCACCATGAAC GGCCATTTGCCGTTTGCAGTAGTGGGAAGTACTGAGGAAGTGAAGATCGGGAACAAGATGGTGAAAGCACGGCAGTACCCATGGGGAACTGTTCAGG TGGAAAATGAGAACCACTGCGACTTTGTGAAGCTGAGAGAGATGCTGATCCGAGTGAACATGGAGGATCTGAGGGAGCAGACCCACACACGCCACTATGAACTGTACCGCCGCTGCAAACTGGAGGAGATGGGCTTTAAAGACACCGATCCTGACAGCAAACCTTTCAG TTTGCAGGAGACTTATGAGGCCAAAAGGAACGAGTTCATGGGTGAGCtgcagaagaaagaagaagagatgaGGCAGATGTTTGTTcagagagtgaaggagaaagAGGCTGAGCTGAAGGAGGCAGAGAAGgag CTGCATGAAAAGTTCGACCGTCTGAAGAAGCTACACCAGGATGAGAAGAAGAAGCTAGAAGATAAAAAGAAGGCTCTTGATGACGAGCTGAACATCTTCAAGCAGAAGAAAACGGCAGCTGAACTCCTGCAGTCCCAGGCCCAGCAAGCAGGCAGCTCCACCACACTCAAGAGGGACAAAGagaggaaaaa
- the septin6 gene encoding septin-6 isoform X3: MRLLIQTRSMAATEIARQAGEGARAVPLSGHVGFDSMPDQLVNKSVNHGFCFNILCVGETGLGKSTLMDTLFNTKFEGEPTQHNQPGVQLKSNTYELQESNVRLKLTIVNTVGFGDQINKEDSYKSIVEFIDTQFEAYLQEELKIKRTLHSYHDSRIHACLYFIAPTGHSLKSLDLVTMKKLDSKVNIIPVIAKSDAISKSELAKFKIKITSELVSNGVQIYQFPTDDETVAEINSTMNGHLPFAVVGSTEEVKIGNKMVKARQYPWGTVQVENENHCDFVKLREMLIRVNMEDLREQTHTRHYELYRRCKLEEMGFKDTDPDSKPFSLQETYEAKRNEFMGELQKKEEEMRQMFVQRVKEKEAELKEAEKELHEKFDRLKKLHQDEKKKLEDKKKALDDELNIFKQKKTAAELLQSQAQQAGSSTTLKRDKERKKFLGKSPQPPLMCSIHLDDATAAIVRPQNAHHTPAISGEERVIQRWGLLGAHDGEGPMGEFRQDHWGYTSSLLR; encoded by the exons ATGAG ACTCTTGATCCAGACACGGAGTATGGCGGCCACTGAGATAGCCCGACAAGCG gGAGAGGGAGCACGTGCAGTGCCACTCTCTGGCCATGTTGGCTTTGACAGCATGCCAGACCAGCTGGTCAACAAGTCTGTTAACCATGGCTTCTGCTTCAACATCCTCTGCGTTG GGGAGACAGGTTTGGGAAAGTCCACTCTCATGGACACCCTGTTCAACACCAAGTTTGAGGGCGAGCCGACTCAGCATAACCAGCCTGGAGTGCAACTCAAGTCCAACACGTATGAGCTGCAGGAGAGCAACGTGCGCCTTAAGCTCACCATCGTTAACACGGTTGGCTTCGGAGACCAAATAAACAAAGAGGACAG CTACAAATCTATTGTGGAGTTCATCGACACACAGTTTGAGGCCTACCTTCAAGAAGAACTGAAGATCAAGCGCACCCTGCACAGTTATCACGACTCGCGCATCCATGCCTGTCTGTACTTCATCGCACCCACTGGACACTCCTTAAAATCTCTGGACCTGGTGACCATGAAGAAGCTGGACAGTAAG GTGAATATCATCCCCGTCATTGCGAAGTCAGACGCCATCTCAAAGAGTGAACTGGCCAAGTTCAAGATTAAGATTACCAGTGAGCTCGTCAGCAACGGAGTGCAGATTTACCAGTTCCCCACTGATGATGAGACTGTGGCAGAGATCAACTCCACCATGAAC GGCCATTTGCCGTTTGCAGTAGTGGGAAGTACTGAGGAAGTGAAGATCGGGAACAAGATGGTGAAAGCACGGCAGTACCCATGGGGAACTGTTCAGG TGGAAAATGAGAACCACTGCGACTTTGTGAAGCTGAGAGAGATGCTGATCCGAGTGAACATGGAGGATCTGAGGGAGCAGACCCACACACGCCACTATGAACTGTACCGCCGCTGCAAACTGGAGGAGATGGGCTTTAAAGACACCGATCCTGACAGCAAACCTTTCAG TTTGCAGGAGACTTATGAGGCCAAAAGGAACGAGTTCATGGGTGAGCtgcagaagaaagaagaagagatgaGGCAGATGTTTGTTcagagagtgaaggagaaagAGGCTGAGCTGAAGGAGGCAGAGAAGgag CTGCATGAAAAGTTCGACCGTCTGAAGAAGCTACACCAGGATGAGAAGAAGAAGCTAGAAGATAAAAAGAAGGCTCTTGATGACGAGCTGAACATCTTCAAGCAGAAGAAAACGGCAGCTGAACTCCTGCAGTCCCAGGCCCAGCAAGCAGGCAGCTCCACCACACTCAAGAGGGACAAAGagaggaaaaa ATTTCtagggaaatctcctcaaccaccactaatgtgtagcatccacctggatgatgcgacggcagccatagtgcgcccacagaatgcccaccacacaccagctattagtggagaggagagagtgattcagagatggggattattaggggccCATGATGGAGAAggaccaatgggggaatttcgccaggaccaCTGGGGTTATACCTCttctcttttacgataa